In Pithys albifrons albifrons isolate INPA30051 chromosome 8, PitAlb_v1, whole genome shotgun sequence, a single window of DNA contains:
- the SUMO1 gene encoding small ubiquitin-related modifier 1, whose protein sequence is MSDQEAKPSAEDLGDKKEGEYIKLKVIGQDSSEIHFKVKMTTHLKKLKESYCQRQGVPMNSLRFLFEGQRITDNHTPKELGMEEEDVIEVYQEQTGGHSTI, encoded by the exons ATGTCTGACCAG GAAGCAAAACCTTCAGCTGAGGACCTAGGAGATAAGAAAGAAGGGGAGTACATTAAACTCAAAGTCATTGGGCAG GACAGCAGTGAAATTCACTTCAAGGTGAAAATGACAACACACCTCAAGAAACTCAAAGAATCATACTGTCAAAGACAG GGTGTTCCAATGAATTCACTCAGGTTCCTCTTCGAGGGTCAGAGAATTACTGATAATCATACCCCCAAGGAG ctggggatggaggaggaagATGTGATTGAAGTTTATCAGGAACAGACGGGGGGTCACTCAACAATTTAG